Proteins encoded within one genomic window of Pseudodesulfovibrio senegalensis:
- a CDS encoding bactofilin family protein produces the protein MARDEINAFLGAGTNYNGKLHFQGAVRIDGNFNGEIMSDGTLVVGQEAFVDGQIKVGQLVLSGNIRGDVIAGEKVVLNKTANLQGNIHTPSLVVEEGAVLEGSLAMGKVDPVSQSEEDSE, from the coding sequence ATGGCCAGGGACGAGATCAACGCCTTTCTCGGGGCGGGAACCAACTACAACGGCAAGCTCCATTTTCAGGGAGCCGTACGCATCGACGGCAATTTCAATGGCGAAATCATGTCGGACGGCACCCTTGTCGTGGGGCAGGAAGCCTTTGTGGACGGGCAGATCAAGGTCGGTCAGCTCGTTCTTTCCGGCAATATTCGGGGTGATGTGATTGCCGGTGAAAAAGTGGTGCTGAACAAGACGGCCAATCTTCAGGGCAACATCCACACCCCCAGTCTGGTGGTGGAAGAGGGTGCTGTTTTGGAGGGTTCCTTGGCCATGGGCAAAGTGGATCCTGTTTCACAAAGTGAGGAGGATTCTGAATAA
- a CDS encoding ATP synthase F0 subunit B, with product MIDIHPIGILIQFVNFLITLIVLNLILFGPVREMIRKRKELMAGQMDSIEKFTADAEGKLKDYEEQLAAARKDGNEIRAQLRDEAVAEETKLLSAAGADAAETLKASRAEIDAQVKSAMDQLGKDVENFAAKATDKILGQA from the coding sequence ATGATAGACATTCATCCTATCGGCATTTTGATCCAGTTCGTGAACTTCCTGATCACGCTGATCGTCCTGAACCTCATTCTGTTCGGTCCGGTCCGCGAAATGATCCGGAAGCGGAAGGAGCTCATGGCCGGACAGATGGACTCGATCGAGAAATTCACCGCTGACGCCGAGGGCAAGCTGAAGGATTATGAGGAGCAGCTCGCCGCGGCAAGAAAAGACGGTAACGAGATTCGTGCACAGCTTCGTGACGAAGCCGTGGCCGAGGAGACCAAGCTGCTTTCCGCCGCCGGTGCGGATGCGGCAGAGACCCTCAAGGCTTCCCGCGCCGAAATCGACGCGCAGGTGAAGTCGGCCATGGACCAGCTGGGCAAGGATGTCGAAAATTTTGCGGCCAAAGCCACGGACAAGATTCTTGGCCAGGCGTAA
- a CDS encoding ATP synthase F0 subunit B has translation MHVILAVAVCMLAGTAAHASEGGVSSDQLWNYLWRVVNFIVVVAIIWKLAGSKIKDLLSGRQQEIKQNLDDLQTRQADAEKKLRDVEKSIANLEQEKKAILEEARSQGEALKVAIEEKAISDADLIREQAKKTAANEALGAVESIRAEVAEMVVQAAEKIVQEKLSDADHDKLVDEYLTKVVLN, from the coding sequence GTGCATGTGATTCTCGCGGTTGCCGTCTGTATGCTGGCAGGAACCGCGGCCCACGCAAGTGAGGGAGGGGTGAGCAGTGACCAGCTGTGGAACTACCTCTGGCGAGTGGTCAACTTTATCGTTGTGGTGGCCATTATCTGGAAGCTGGCCGGCAGCAAGATAAAGGATCTGCTTTCCGGCAGGCAGCAGGAAATCAAGCAAAATCTCGACGACCTGCAGACTCGTCAGGCCGACGCTGAAAAGAAACTCAGGGATGTCGAGAAAAGCATCGCCAACCTTGAGCAGGAAAAAAAGGCCATTCTCGAGGAAGCCAGGAGCCAGGGCGAAGCGCTCAAGGTTGCCATTGAGGAAAAGGCCATCAGCGATGCCGATTTGATCCGCGAACAGGCCAAGAAGACCGCAGCGAACGAAGCGCTGGGCGCAGTGGAATCCATCCGCGCCGAGGTTGCCGAGATGGTTGTGCAGGCCGCGGAAAAAATCGTTCAGGAGAAGCTGTCGGACGCTGATCACGACAAGCTCGTGGATGAATATTTAACCAAGGTGGTGCTCAATTGA
- the atpH gene encoding ATP synthase F1 subunit delta, whose protein sequence is MTGNVVARRYAKALYSVGGSQGETEAYGKEMMELAGSLQGAPDAMRFFRNPLFSADEKKAVLKQMLEKLSVKPMVANFCNLLADKGRLEEVPAIAADYKAMLDEASGVISGRLVTVKPMDAARQADVLKRLEGQTGKKLELEFADDAEILGGVVLKIGDKVLDASLRAQLQILKDNIKRGE, encoded by the coding sequence TTGACCGGGAACGTAGTTGCACGCCGCTATGCCAAGGCGCTGTACTCCGTCGGGGGCAGCCAAGGTGAGACAGAGGCGTACGGCAAAGAAATGATGGAGCTGGCTGGGTCCCTGCAGGGCGCGCCTGATGCCATGCGCTTCTTCCGGAATCCGCTGTTTTCCGCGGACGAGAAGAAGGCTGTGCTCAAGCAGATGCTGGAAAAATTGTCCGTCAAGCCCATGGTCGCCAACTTCTGCAACCTGCTCGCAGACAAGGGCAGGCTCGAGGAAGTTCCGGCCATTGCGGCTGACTATAAGGCGATGCTCGACGAAGCTTCGGGCGTCATCTCCGGCAGGCTGGTTACTGTCAAGCCCATGGATGCGGCCCGGCAGGCCGACGTCCTCAAGCGGCTTGAAGGCCAGACTGGTAAGAAACTGGAGTTGGAGTTTGCCGATGATGCTGAGATTCTTGGCGGCGTAGTCCTCAAGATCGGGGACAAGGTCCTGGATGCCAGCCTGAGAGCTCAGTTGCAGATTTTGAAAGACAATATCAAAAGGGGTGAGTAG
- the atpA gene encoding F0F1 ATP synthase subunit alpha, with translation MQIKAEEISKIIEDQIQNYESRVEMSETGTVLYVGDGIARVHGVENVMAMELLEFPGGLKGMVLNLEEDNVGVALLGEDTGIKEGDPVKRTGQIFSVPVGDAVMGRVLNPLGEPIDGLGPVDSKETRPVEMKAPGIIPRKSVHEPCNTGLKAVDAMVPVGRGQRELIIGDRQVGKTAIGIDAILAQKNTDVHCFYVAIGQKKAQVALVADILKKHGAMEYTTIISATASEPAPLQFIGAYSGCTMAEHYRNNGKHALIVYDDLSKQATAYRQMSLLLRRPPGREAFPGDVFYLHSRLLERAAKMDDKYGAGSMTALPVIETQAGDVSAYIPTNVISITDGQIYLEPNLFNAGVRPAINVGLSVSRVGGSAQIKAMKQVAGTLRLDLAQYRELAAFAQFGSDLDKATQAKLARGARMVELLKQPQYQPLLVQEQVASLYAGGRGFMDDVPVEAIQKFEAEFLDFMRNSKSDILNDIAEKKALDDDIESRLKAAIEEFKKGFSA, from the coding sequence ATGCAGATCAAAGCGGAAGAAATCAGCAAGATCATTGAGGATCAAATTCAGAATTACGAGTCTCGCGTAGAAATGAGCGAGACCGGTACCGTTCTGTACGTCGGTGACGGTATCGCCCGCGTTCACGGTGTCGAAAATGTCATGGCCATGGAGCTGCTCGAGTTCCCCGGCGGCCTCAAGGGCATGGTTCTGAACCTTGAAGAAGACAACGTTGGTGTGGCGCTGCTCGGCGAAGACACCGGCATCAAGGAAGGCGACCCGGTCAAGCGTACCGGCCAGATCTTCTCCGTGCCGGTCGGCGACGCCGTCATGGGCCGCGTGCTCAACCCCCTGGGTGAGCCCATCGACGGTCTCGGACCCGTCGATTCCAAGGAAACCCGTCCCGTGGAAATGAAGGCCCCCGGCATCATTCCCCGTAAGTCGGTCCACGAGCCCTGCAACACCGGCCTCAAGGCCGTTGACGCCATGGTTCCGGTTGGCCGCGGACAGCGCGAACTGATCATCGGTGACCGTCAGGTCGGCAAGACCGCCATCGGCATCGACGCCATTCTCGCCCAGAAAAATACCGACGTGCACTGCTTCTACGTGGCTATCGGCCAGAAGAAGGCGCAGGTCGCCCTGGTTGCCGACATCCTGAAGAAGCACGGCGCCATGGAATACACCACCATCATCTCCGCCACCGCTTCCGAGCCCGCACCGCTGCAGTTCATCGGCGCATACTCCGGTTGCACCATGGCGGAACATTACCGCAACAACGGCAAGCACGCCCTCATCGTTTATGATGACCTTTCCAAGCAGGCCACGGCATATCGCCAGATGTCCCTGCTGCTTCGCCGCCCCCCGGGACGTGAAGCATTCCCCGGCGACGTTTTCTACCTGCACTCCAGGTTGCTGGAACGCGCCGCAAAGATGGACGACAAGTACGGCGCAGGTTCCATGACCGCTCTTCCGGTCATTGAAACCCAGGCCGGTGACGTGTCCGCATACATTCCGACCAACGTTATCTCCATTACCGACGGTCAGATCTACCTCGAACCCAACCTGTTCAACGCAGGCGTTCGCCCGGCCATCAACGTCGGTCTGTCCGTCTCCCGCGTTGGTGGTTCCGCGCAGATCAAGGCCATGAAGCAGGTCGCCGGTACTCTGCGTCTGGACCTCGCCCAGTATCGCGAACTGGCCGCATTCGCCCAGTTCGGCTCCGATCTGGACAAGGCGACCCAGGCCAAGCTTGCTCGCGGCGCCCGCATGGTGGAACTGCTCAAGCAGCCCCAGTACCAGCCGCTGTTGGTTCAGGAACAGGTCGCTTCCCTGTACGCAGGCGGTCGCGGTTTCATGGACGACGTGCCGGTGGAAGCCATCCAGAAGTTCGAGGCCGAATTCCTCGACTTCATGCGCAACTCCAAGTCTGATATCCTGAACGATATCGCGGAAAAGAAGGCCCTGGACGACGACATCGAGTCTCGTCTCAAGGCTGCCATTGAAGAGTTCAAGAAAGGCTTCAGCGCCTAA
- a CDS encoding F0F1 ATP synthase subunit gamma, which produces MASLRDVQNKIAGVKKTRQITKAMNMVASAKLRKAQERIERFRPYAQKFYDMLADLASGADESVHPLLEVREEIKSVGILVVSSDRGLCGAFNTNIITKANKLAQSKAAEGKAVKLYCVGKRACDFFRKRDFTVQREERDAMSHFDFTLAASVGDEFIRDYMAGDIDEVHLVFGEFQSMARQVPVAQQILPMSSSEEEAVEGESGGSGDYIYEPSVEGLLAELLPRFIKVQVYRGLLDTSCSEHAARMSAMDNATKACDEMSEQLTLLFNKTRQAAITADLMDIVGGAEALNG; this is translated from the coding sequence ATGGCATCGTTACGCGACGTCCAGAATAAAATCGCTGGCGTCAAGAAAACCAGGCAGATCACCAAGGCCATGAACATGGTGGCCTCGGCGAAGCTGCGCAAGGCCCAGGAACGCATTGAGCGTTTCCGGCCCTACGCGCAGAAGTTCTACGATATGCTTGCGGATCTGGCGTCCGGCGCTGACGAATCGGTCCATCCGCTCCTGGAAGTCCGCGAAGAAATCAAGAGTGTCGGCATCCTTGTCGTCTCTTCCGATCGCGGCCTCTGCGGTGCGTTTAATACCAACATCATCACCAAGGCCAACAAGCTTGCACAGTCCAAGGCCGCCGAAGGCAAGGCCGTCAAACTGTACTGCGTGGGCAAACGGGCTTGCGATTTCTTCCGCAAGAGGGACTTCACGGTCCAGCGCGAAGAACGCGACGCCATGAGCCATTTCGATTTCACGCTGGCCGCCAGCGTGGGTGACGAGTTCATCCGCGACTACATGGCCGGTGATATCGACGAAGTGCATCTTGTTTTCGGCGAGTTTCAGAGCATGGCCAGACAGGTTCCCGTGGCCCAGCAGATACTGCCCATGTCTTCTTCGGAAGAAGAGGCGGTCGAGGGCGAAAGCGGCGGATCTGGCGATTACATCTATGAACCTTCGGTCGAAGGCCTTTTGGCTGAACTCCTGCCTCGCTTCATCAAGGTCCAGGTATACCGCGGACTGCTCGACACGAGCTGTTCCGAACATGCCGCGCGCATGAGTGCCATGGATAACGCCACCAAGGCGTGCGATGAAATGAGTGAGCAGCTTACCCTGCTCTTCAACAAAACAAGGCAGGCCGCGATTACCGCGGATCTCATGGACATTGTCGGCGGCGCAGAAGCGCTGAACGGATAA